Proteins found in one Poecilia reticulata strain Guanapo linkage group LG15, Guppy_female_1.0+MT, whole genome shotgun sequence genomic segment:
- the cdhr1a gene encoding cadherin-related family member 1a isoform X1 — protein MKNVEISNLPLLFVFVQTCLAQADFAPSFYDNGPSSNNGNLALFSLSEDTPVGTQIYQLNGTDPEGQEVRYGLSFDPGSKEYFRVDPKSGNITLVETMDREKQDSVDVNISITDGRSKVVERVTIFVTDANDEKPEFQNMPAIIDVLETTESGRSIYKVEAVDRDTGSGGSVTYHLQSPHSSLFAIDINSGVLRIKSGKTLDYEKTKTHFVTVIAKDGGGNLNDKEQFMSSTATLTVNVIDAQDTPPFFIGTPYFGYVYEISVPGSKIFTVSAEDGDVGNPNPVSYSFEEGDDGVFGINKTSGCISLLVAPIHLKREIFNIKVRATEISPEAKDLDYGVTTVVIRVVDLNNNPPTFYGENGPQNMFELTMYEHPPEGEILRGLKITVNDSDKGANAKFNLRLIGPGRMLRAVPQTVLNEAQVTILVEDSAAMDYEKHHFLTYKLLAVEIDTPERFSATAHIVIHLLDTNDNAPKFSSDYYIARIPENSPGGSNVVSVTALDPDSGPWGEVKYSIYGSGAEMFLIQPTSGIIYTQPWASLDAEVRSKYNFYVKAEDAEGKYSLAEVFVTVLDLNDHPPAFNNNFLEKTMVIGAPVKIEAVDDDAEIPNNVIEYAIMKAEPDNNIFDIDADTGEIKLKSYIKSMAIIQNITKKTDCSWSLVVQARDRGQPSFSTTAVVKIDITEATQLKGGPLGSFIELNRNNSLQIIGMLVGIISLVVIVTVIISTATFLRNKKSNRILPTRRVRRRPPKQPFWNFKSPFKSSETPREDFTVQEEQQEPEVNVMNANYNNNFSTVVRHWPPPPCAPSLPPPPPTYVPGERHWTVPTVSAVVVPKPRQRPKIDRRDTVNKALVSELKMRLEQKKMASLYNT, from the exons ATGAAGAATGTGGAGATTTCTAATTTGcctctgctttttgtgtttgtgcaaacCTGCTTGG CTCAGGCAGACTTCGCTCCCTCTTTCTACGACAATGGCCCATCCAGCAACAACGGGAATCTGGCCCTGTTCAGCCTCTCTGAGGATACCCCTGTTG GTACACAAATCTATCAACTTAACGGCACAGACCCTGAAGGCCAGGAGGTGAGGTATGGTCTCTCCTTTGACCCAGGGTCAAAGGAGTACTTCAGGGTAGATCCAAAGTCAGGAAATATTACATTAGTGGAAACAATGGATAGAGAG AAACAAGATTCAGTTGATGTTAATATCAGCATCACCGATGGAAGAAGCAag GTTGTTGAACGAGTCACAATATTTGTGACGGATGCAAATGATGAAAAGCCTGAATTCCAAAACATGCCTGCAATCATAGATGTGTTGGAA ACAACTGAATCTGGTAGAAGTATCTACAAAGTGGAGGCTGTGGACAGAGACACGGGCTCTGGAGGCTCAGTTACCTACCATCTCCAG TCACCACACTCCAGTTTGTTTGCGATTGACATAAACAGCGGAGTCCTCCGTATCAAATCTGGAAAAACGTTGGATTAtgagaaaacaaagacacactTTGTTACTGTCATTGCAAAG GACGGGGGAGGCAACTTGAATGACAAGGAACAATTCATGTCATCCACTGCGACGCTCACTGTCAATGTGATTGATGCACAAGACACGCCGCCTTTTTTTATTGGAACCCCCTACTTTGGCTATGTTTACGAAATCTCGGTGCCA ggatctaaaatatttacagtcagTGCTGAAGATGGAGATGTGGGAAACCCAAATCCAGTCAGTTATTCATTTGAAGAGG GTGATGATGGTGTTTTTGGCATTAACAAGACAAGCGGTTGCATCTCCCTGCTGGTTGCTCCCATTCATCTGAAGAGAGAAATCTTCAACATTAAAGTCAGG GCAACAGAAATAAGTCCAGAAGCCAAAGATTTGGACTACGGAGTGACCACAGTGGTGATACGTGTGGtggatttaaataataatcCCCCAACCTTTTATGGGGAGAATGGCCCACAGAATATGTTTGAGTTGACCATGTACGAGCATCCACCAGAGGGAGAAATACTCCGGGGGCTGAAAATCACAGTTAATGACTCTGATAAG GGTGCAAATGCCAAATTTAATCTAAGATTGATTGGACCAGGACGAATGCTGCGAGCCGTCCCCCAGACTGTACTCAATGAGGCCCAAGTAACAATCTTAGTGGAGGACTCTGCTGCGATGGACTATGAGAAGCATCACTTTCTAACATACAAG ctgCTCGCAGTTGAGATTGACACTCCAGAGAGATTCAGCGCCACAGCACACATCGTCATTCACCTTCTGGACACCAACGACAACGCTCCCAAATTTTCCTCGGACTATTACATCGCCAGAATTCCCGAAAACTCACCCGGCGGCTCAAATGTGGTGTCGGTCACG GCTTTAGACCCAGACTCAGGACCCTGGGGTGAAGTCAAATACTCCATCTATGGATCGGGGGCTGAAAT GTTTCTGATCCAGCCTACATCCGGGATCATTTACACCCAGCCCTGGGCGAGTCTGGATGCTGAGGTGAGATCTAAGTATAACTTCTACGTGAAGGCAGAGGACGCTGAGGGAAAGTACAGCCTGGCTGAAGTTTTTGTGACCGTGTTGGATCTGAATGACCATCCACCTGCTTTCAACAATAACTTCCTGGAGAAGACCATGGTGATTGGAGCGCCAGTGAAAATAGAG GCTGTGGACGACGACGCAGAAATACCCAACAATGTCATCGAGTACGCCATCATGAAGGCCGAGCCAGACAACAACATCTTTGACATAGACGCTGACACAGGAGAAATCAAGTTAAAGTCCTACATCAAGTCAATGGCTATCATTCAGAATATTACCAAGAAGACAGACTGCAGTTGGTCCCTGGTAGTGCAGGCTCGTGACCGGGGTCAGCCGTCCTTCAGCACCACTGCAGTTGTCAAGATTGATATCACTGAAGCT ACTCAACTGAAAGGGGGGCCTTTGGGATCATTTATAGAGCTGAATAGAAACAACTCATTACAAATCATAGGTATGCTCGTTGGCATCATTAGCCTTGTGGTCATAGTCACAGTCATCATCTCCACCGCCACATTCCTGCGTAACAAAAAGTCCAATCGGATCCTGCCCACCCGCAGAGTCCGGAGAAGGCCACCGAAGCAGCCGTTCTGGAACTTCAAAAGCCCATTTAAGTCGTCAGAGACCCCAAGAGAGGATTTCACAGTTCAAGAGGAACAGCAAGAGCCAGAGGTGAATGTGATGAACGCCAACTACAACAACAATTTCAGTACTGTTGTAAGACACTGGCCTCCACCGCCCTGTGCACCTTCTTTGCCCCCTCCGCCGCCCACCTATGTTCCAGGAGAGCGACACTGGACCGTACCCACAGTCTCTGCAGTCGTGGTCCCCAAACCCAGACAGAGGCCGAAGATAGACAGAAGGGACACGGTGAACAAAGCATTAGTTTCAGAACTGAAGATGAGACTGGAGCAGAAGAAGATGGCGTCACTTTATAACACGTAA
- the cdhr1a gene encoding cadherin-related family member 1a isoform X2, protein MKNVEISNLPLLFVFVQTCLAQADFAPSFYDNGPSSNNGNLALFSLSEDTPVGTQIYQLNGTDPEGQEVRYGLSFDPGSKEYFRVDPKSGNITLVETMDREKQDSVDVNISITDGRSKVVERVTIFVTDANDEKPEFQNMPAIIDVLETTESGRSIYKVEAVDRDTGSGGSVTYHLQSPHSSLFAIDINSGVLRIKSGKTLDYEKTKTHFVTVIAKDGGGNLNDKEQFMSSTATLTVNVIDAQDTPPFFIGTPYFGYVYEISVPGSKIFTVSAEDGDVGNPNPVSYSFEEGDDGVFGINKTSGCISLLVAPIHLKREIFNIKVRATEISPEAKDLDYGVTTVVIRVVDLNNNPPTFYGENGPQNMFELTMYEHPPEGEILRGLKITVNDSDKGANAKFNLRLIGPGRMLRAVPQTVLNEAQVTILVEDSAAMDYEKHHFLTYKLLAVEIDTPERFSATAHIVIHLLDTNDNAPKFSSDYYIARIPENSPGGSNVVSVTALDPDSGPWGEVKYSIYGSGAEMFLIQPTSGIIYTQPWASLDAEVRSKYNFYVKAEDAEGKYSLAEVFVTVLDLNDHPPAFNNNFLEKTMVIGAPVKIEAVDDDAEIPNNVIEYAIMKAEPDNNIFDIDADTGEIKLKSYIKSMAIIQNITKKTDCSWSLVVQARDRGQPSFSTTAVVKIDITEAIKSRFVSYFLGLRKRPGAVFGICLTLVTFAVCLTIAISTAMYWKSVKKTRVQPQGKIRKIARRPVP, encoded by the exons ATGAAGAATGTGGAGATTTCTAATTTGcctctgctttttgtgtttgtgcaaacCTGCTTGG CTCAGGCAGACTTCGCTCCCTCTTTCTACGACAATGGCCCATCCAGCAACAACGGGAATCTGGCCCTGTTCAGCCTCTCTGAGGATACCCCTGTTG GTACACAAATCTATCAACTTAACGGCACAGACCCTGAAGGCCAGGAGGTGAGGTATGGTCTCTCCTTTGACCCAGGGTCAAAGGAGTACTTCAGGGTAGATCCAAAGTCAGGAAATATTACATTAGTGGAAACAATGGATAGAGAG AAACAAGATTCAGTTGATGTTAATATCAGCATCACCGATGGAAGAAGCAag GTTGTTGAACGAGTCACAATATTTGTGACGGATGCAAATGATGAAAAGCCTGAATTCCAAAACATGCCTGCAATCATAGATGTGTTGGAA ACAACTGAATCTGGTAGAAGTATCTACAAAGTGGAGGCTGTGGACAGAGACACGGGCTCTGGAGGCTCAGTTACCTACCATCTCCAG TCACCACACTCCAGTTTGTTTGCGATTGACATAAACAGCGGAGTCCTCCGTATCAAATCTGGAAAAACGTTGGATTAtgagaaaacaaagacacactTTGTTACTGTCATTGCAAAG GACGGGGGAGGCAACTTGAATGACAAGGAACAATTCATGTCATCCACTGCGACGCTCACTGTCAATGTGATTGATGCACAAGACACGCCGCCTTTTTTTATTGGAACCCCCTACTTTGGCTATGTTTACGAAATCTCGGTGCCA ggatctaaaatatttacagtcagTGCTGAAGATGGAGATGTGGGAAACCCAAATCCAGTCAGTTATTCATTTGAAGAGG GTGATGATGGTGTTTTTGGCATTAACAAGACAAGCGGTTGCATCTCCCTGCTGGTTGCTCCCATTCATCTGAAGAGAGAAATCTTCAACATTAAAGTCAGG GCAACAGAAATAAGTCCAGAAGCCAAAGATTTGGACTACGGAGTGACCACAGTGGTGATACGTGTGGtggatttaaataataatcCCCCAACCTTTTATGGGGAGAATGGCCCACAGAATATGTTTGAGTTGACCATGTACGAGCATCCACCAGAGGGAGAAATACTCCGGGGGCTGAAAATCACAGTTAATGACTCTGATAAG GGTGCAAATGCCAAATTTAATCTAAGATTGATTGGACCAGGACGAATGCTGCGAGCCGTCCCCCAGACTGTACTCAATGAGGCCCAAGTAACAATCTTAGTGGAGGACTCTGCTGCGATGGACTATGAGAAGCATCACTTTCTAACATACAAG ctgCTCGCAGTTGAGATTGACACTCCAGAGAGATTCAGCGCCACAGCACACATCGTCATTCACCTTCTGGACACCAACGACAACGCTCCCAAATTTTCCTCGGACTATTACATCGCCAGAATTCCCGAAAACTCACCCGGCGGCTCAAATGTGGTGTCGGTCACG GCTTTAGACCCAGACTCAGGACCCTGGGGTGAAGTCAAATACTCCATCTATGGATCGGGGGCTGAAAT GTTTCTGATCCAGCCTACATCCGGGATCATTTACACCCAGCCCTGGGCGAGTCTGGATGCTGAGGTGAGATCTAAGTATAACTTCTACGTGAAGGCAGAGGACGCTGAGGGAAAGTACAGCCTGGCTGAAGTTTTTGTGACCGTGTTGGATCTGAATGACCATCCACCTGCTTTCAACAATAACTTCCTGGAGAAGACCATGGTGATTGGAGCGCCAGTGAAAATAGAG GCTGTGGACGACGACGCAGAAATACCCAACAATGTCATCGAGTACGCCATCATGAAGGCCGAGCCAGACAACAACATCTTTGACATAGACGCTGACACAGGAGAAATCAAGTTAAAGTCCTACATCAAGTCAATGGCTATCATTCAGAATATTACCAAGAAGACAGACTGCAGTTGGTCCCTGGTAGTGCAGGCTCGTGACCGGGGTCAGCCGTCCTTCAGCACCACTGCAGTTGTCAAGATTGATATCACTGAAGCT ATCAAATCCAGATTTGTCTCATACTTCCTGGGTCTAAGGAAACGTCCTGGGGCAGTGTTTGGGATTTGTTTGACCCTCGTGACTTTCGCTGTCTGCCTAACAATCGCCATTTCAACAGCTATGTActggaaatctgtgaaaaagacCCGTGTACAACCTCAGGGCAAGATCAGAAAGATTGCACGGAGGCCTGTGCCGTAA